The Spirochaetaceae bacterium genome window below encodes:
- a CDS encoding ATP-binding cassette domain-containing protein produces MSEHARPPARAAPRRRETAAGRDAEFLAVRGLRKYFPVRKGIFLRRVGEVKAVDGVSFAVDRGTTLGLVGESGCGKTTTARVIVHLEQPDSGRVIVDGTDTDGLAGAELRRFRTVAQMIFQDPYSSLNPHHSARRILGEPLLVHGLCKRADLRERVAAILDRVNLSADFADRYPHELSGGQRQRLGIARAIALEPRLIVCDEPVSALDVSIRSQILNLLLDLQEELELTSLFVAHDLSVIEHVSDVIAVMYLGKIVETAPTDRFFAGTLHPYSEALLSAVPVPDPRVRKKRMVLAGDVPSPLAPPSGCRFRTRCPLADRRCAEEEPPLREVAPRHLLACHHRG; encoded by the coding sequence ATGAGCGAACATGCCCGGCCGCCGGCACGCGCGGCGCCGCGGCGGCGGGAAACGGCTGCCGGCCGCGACGCCGAGTTCCTGGCCGTTCGCGGTCTGCGCAAGTATTTCCCGGTCAGGAAGGGCATCTTCCTGCGCCGGGTGGGCGAGGTAAAGGCAGTCGACGGCGTGAGCTTCGCGGTCGACCGCGGCACCACGCTGGGGCTGGTCGGCGAGTCGGGCTGCGGCAAGACCACGACGGCACGAGTGATCGTGCACCTGGAGCAACCCGATTCAGGGCGCGTGATCGTCGACGGCACCGATACCGACGGCCTCGCCGGAGCCGAACTGCGGCGGTTTCGGACCGTGGCCCAGATGATCTTCCAGGATCCCTATTCGTCGCTCAATCCGCACCACTCGGCGCGCCGCATCCTGGGGGAGCCGCTGCTGGTGCACGGCCTGTGCAAGCGGGCGGATCTCCGCGAGCGGGTGGCGGCGATCCTGGACCGGGTGAACCTGTCCGCCGACTTCGCCGACCGCTACCCGCACGAGCTGTCCGGCGGCCAGCGGCAACGCTTGGGAATTGCCCGTGCCATCGCCTTGGAGCCGCGCCTGATCGTGTGTGACGAGCCGGTGTCGGCGCTTGACGTGTCGATCCGATCGCAGATCCTCAACCTGCTGCTCGACCTGCAGGAGGAACTGGAGCTCACCAGCCTGTTCGTGGCCCACGACCTGTCGGTGATCGAGCACGTCAGCGACGTCATCGCGGTGATGTATCTCGGCAAGATCGTCGAAACCGCTCCTACCGACCGGTTCTTTGCCGGTACCCTGCATCCGTACAGCGAGGCGCTGCTGTCGGCGGTGCCGGTGCCGGACCCGCGGGTGCGGAAGAAGCGCATGGTGCTCGCCGGCGACGTGCCGAGTCCGCTGGCGCCGCCGAGCGGCTGCCGGTTCCGGACCCGCTGTCCGCTGGCCGACCGCCGCTGCGCCGAGGAGGAGCCGCCGCTGCGCGAAGTGGCGCCGCGGCACCTCCTGGCCTGCCATCACCGCGGCTGA